In a single window of the Littorina saxatilis isolate snail1 linkage group LG3, US_GU_Lsax_2.0, whole genome shotgun sequence genome:
- the LOC138962010 gene encoding protein diaphanous homolog 1-like, with amino-acid sequence MTSYLIAIFVGKDLLDKGGVDFNQMLQRSKKLNSVLEEAGNRYLLFNNDANEQGKAEQVERLMLLVKHVVIKNGGGCFRHKVCRELDTAMENMVKEEIQRRVAATLPMMHKKNVSVAHEDQLAFMMKEPSNKDQVTDLDASDDDEDDIDKLCTQNHSQADIQVLNRQREMDNLKRIGAVRSLTRNFSLPLLPSPAPPPFARRPAPPPPPGPRPVLRNFNLPRSHSASEGLVSRPPQKPTRTLKPRQQSMVSAGLSHGNLLTGLKGYGDSSTFSKPPPPPPPPPPKPSHGNLLASIEVYSDSSTSSKPPRPPPPPPKPIPQGDFGATSSFWTNFSDYVVDVETLLDQIQDELGEDLTRADTADTTFAYQLPHKRHLTLTQKQRLVEDAMKKKILTHPEELNDAQREEMQKAVKSVGQRIRKGMSKFSLMTIDKCQLM; translated from the exons ATGACTTCTTATCTGATAGCGATATTCGTCGGGAAAGATCTGCTTGACAAAGGAGGAGTCGACTTCAACCAGATG CTGCAGAGGTCCAAGAAACTAAACTCCGTTCTCGAGGAAGCAGGCAATCGCTATCTTCTCTTCAACAACGACGCCAACGAACAGGGAAAGGCCGAGCAAGTGGAACGACTGATGCTCTTGGTAAAACATGTTGTCATAAAAAATGGTGGCGGCTGCTTCCGCCACAAGGTATGCCGGGAGTTAGACACGGCCATGGAAAATATGGTGAAAGAAGAAATTCAACGGAGAGTAGCAGCGACACTGCCAATGATGCACAAGAAAAACGTTTCGGTTGCACACGAAGATCAGCTTGCTTTTATGATGAAGGAACCTTCAAACAAGGACCAAGTGACAGATCTTGACGCTTCTGATGATGACGAAGATGACATAGACAAGCTCTGCACCCAAAACCACTCTCAGGCGGACATCCAAGTGTTGAACAGACAACGAGAAATGGACAATCTGAAACGTATAGGAGCGGTCAGATCCCTTACCAGAAATTTCTCCCTACCACTGCTACCCTCTCCTGCACCCCCGCCATTTGCACGGCGACCcgctccacccccacccccgggACCACGGCCAGTCCTAAGAAATTTCAATCTTCCTCGTTCACACAGCGCGTCAGAAGGCCTGGTGTCTCGCCCACCACAGAAACCTACACGAACGCTCAAACCTCGACAGCAAAGCATGGTAAGCGCTGGTCTTTCGCACGGTAATCTACTCACAGGCCTAAAAGGGTACGGCGATTCTTCAACATTCTCaaagccaccaccaccaccaccaccaccaccaccaaaaccATCGCATGGAAATCTACTCGCAAGCATAGAAGTTTACAGCGATTCTTCAACAAGCTCAAAaccaccacgaccaccaccTCCTCCACCAAAACCAATCCCCCAAGGAGACTTCGGGGCGACGAGCTCGTTCTGGACAAACTTCAGCGACTACGTAGTCGACGTGGAGACTCTCCTAGATCAGATTCAAGACGAGCTAGGCGAGGATCTCACGAGGGCCGATACCGCTGACACAACCTTCGCTTACCAGCTTCCCCACAAGCGGCATCTGACTCTGACCCAAAAACAGCGCCTGGTGGAAGACGccatgaagaagaagatcctCACCCACCCCGAGGAGCTGAACGacgcacagagagaggagaTGCAGAAGGCCGTTAAATCTGTCGGTCAGAGGATCAGAAAGGGGATGTCCAAATTTTCCCTAATGACCATTGATAAATGCCAGCTGATGTGA
- the LOC138961150 gene encoding GTPase IMAP family member 4-like: MQCAVLFISSSVDTIASLKQCLYIVIGTFVMDPDNQCTDQIAFPDGRCRLILIGKTGAGKSSTGNTILGADLFKSQIGFNSETKECGIGITVRNGLEILVMDTPGLCDTDGEDQELATRITQSLFAVAPGPHVVILVMRCDARFTDQEVKVRCV, encoded by the exons ATGCAGTGTGCAGTATTATTTATTTCTAGCTCCGTTGATACTATCGCTTCGCTCAAACAG TGTTTATACATAGTCATCGGGACGTTTGTGATGGACCCAGACAATCAGTGCACAG ACCAGATCGCGTTTCCAGACGGCCGATGTCGTCTGATTCTCATTGGAAAGACTGGAGCGGGAAAAAGTTCTACCGGAAACACCATTTTGGGAGCAGACTTGTTTAAATCACAGATCGGGTTCAACTCCGAAACGAAAGAATGCGGAATTGGGATAACTGTGCGAAATGGACTGGAAATTTTG GTGATGGACACGCCAGGGCTGTGTGATACGGATGGCGAAGACCAAGAACTGGCGACACGAATCACACAGTCTCTCTTCGCTGTGGCTCCCGGCCCGCATGTGGTTATACTGGTCATGAGATGTGATGCCAGATTTACTGACCAGGAAGTCAAGGTAAGGT GTGTGTGA